The following is a genomic window from Hugenholtzia roseola DSM 9546.
CAAACAAGGGCGCACGTAGCGAAAATGGCAAGTCTGTGGGTTTGAATATCCAACTGCCTTTCGAGCAATTTTCTAATATCTACATCGACCCCGACAAACTCATCAACTTTGACTACTTCTTTGTCAGAAAGGTAATGTTTGTCAAATATTCGCAGGGCTTTATCGCCATGCCGGGTGGCTTAGGGACGCTCGACGAGCTTTTTGAAGCCTACACCCTGATTCAGACCCAGAAAATAGGACGCTTTCCGATTGTTTTGGTGGGCAAATCTTTTTGGCAGGGTCTGATAGATTGGATTCATGAGGTTTTATTAGAGCAAGAAAAAAATGTAAGCCCCGAAGACCTGAATTTGATTAGTATTGTCGATACGCCTGACGAAGCAGTTAAGGTCATAGACGATTTTTACAATCAATACGTGCTTTCGCCAAACTTCTAACTTGGTATTATCATTCATTCTAACTCTCTACTTATGGCGACTCTGACTTCCTATACCGACTTTCCTACCCTCGAAGCACAGGTGAAGGGTGAGGTGCTGCACCTACAACTCAATCGTGGCACGTCTAATCCCATCAATAGCCAAATGATAGCCGACCTCAAAACGGCTTTCGAGCAGGCAGCCCAAGATGAGGCGATTGCAGGTGTGATTCTCAAAGGCAAAGAAAAGTTTTTCTCTTCAGGTCTGGATTTGAAAGAGATTTACGATTTTGATGCGGCTCAAATCAAGCAATTTTGGCTCGACTTTATCCAGATGGTGCGCGTTTTAGCCAAATTCCCCAAGCCTTTTGTCGTTGCCGTTACGGGGCATAGTCCTGCGGGTGGCTGCGTGCTTTCTATCTGTGCCGACTATCGCATTATGTCGGAAGGCGATTTTATCATTGGGCTAAATGAGATTCCTGTAGGGATTGTCGTGCCTGAATTGATTTTCGACTTATATGCTTTCTGGATAGGCAACCGCTTGGCATATCAATACCTTTTGGAGGGCAAATTGGTGGCTGCCGCCGATGCCAAAGCGATTCATTTGGTAGATGAAGTAGTGCCTTTTGCCAAAATGGAAGCTGCCGCCCAAGAAAAAATGGAGGATTACCTCAATTTCGACCCCAAAACTTGGCAAATTAGCAAGCAAAACCTGCGCTCACAGATGATTGAAAAATTAGAGCAGACCGATTTGGAAACGGTTTTAGCTCCTATGCTGGCGCAATGGTGGTCGCCACGCACACGCGCTATCTTGAAAGCCGTTGTAGATTCGCTTTCTAAAAAAGCAAAATAAAAAGGATTGACTTTTCAAGCATTTTTACTTTTTCTAAAAAAGATAAAAATGCTTTTTTTATTTTTCAAAAAAAGTCTAAATCATCGCTTTTGGAAATTGCCGCGCCCTGCTGCTGTGCTTTACATCTGTATTTTTTCGAGATTTTTTGAAAAGGTTACAAAAAAGGGCTTTTATATTGTTGTCGGATATAGACAAAAAATAGACAGCGGTAGAAAAAAAAGATTTGTATTTTACACTAAAAAAACAACTTTTCGCCCTTTTTGCCCTACTTTTTTGCTATATTAGGATTTGAGTTATATTATCTTTGCCTTAATGCGAAATCAGGGCGAAAAAATTTTGAAAAAGGGTTGTGTGTAAGGAAATTGTGGATTTTTTCATTTTTCAATAAAAAAGAGTAATTTAGCA
Proteins encoded in this region:
- a CDS encoding TIGR00730 family Rossman fold protein; the encoded protein is MRGNTAPFLPESEEDKIAKAFRKKNWSEIKSANSWVIFKVMAEFVEGFEKLARIGPCVSIFGSARTKPDNKYYVQAEEIAAKLVRHGYGVITGGGPGIMEAANKGARSENGKSVGLNIQLPFEQFSNIYIDPDKLINFDYFFVRKVMFVKYSQGFIAMPGGLGTLDELFEAYTLIQTQKIGRFPIVLVGKSFWQGLIDWIHEVLLEQEKNVSPEDLNLISIVDTPDEAVKVIDDFYNQYVLSPNF
- a CDS encoding enoyl-CoA hydratase/isomerase family protein, with product MATLTSYTDFPTLEAQVKGEVLHLQLNRGTSNPINSQMIADLKTAFEQAAQDEAIAGVILKGKEKFFSSGLDLKEIYDFDAAQIKQFWLDFIQMVRVLAKFPKPFVVAVTGHSPAGGCVLSICADYRIMSEGDFIIGLNEIPVGIVVPELIFDLYAFWIGNRLAYQYLLEGKLVAAADAKAIHLVDEVVPFAKMEAAAQEKMEDYLNFDPKTWQISKQNLRSQMIEKLEQTDLETVLAPMLAQWWSPRTRAILKAVVDSLSKKAK